One Plasmodium malariae genome assembly, chromosome: 3 genomic window, ATTGctatctttattattttaacctGGATATATCATATAAACAGTGATGTGGtatgattataatatttaaggaTAATTGTatcattcatatttttagagTTCTATATTAATAcgttttgttaatataaatttatattttttttttaaataataaatatttattttcattagaatttatttaataattctttggataaaaatgacaatatttataaaacattatatacaAGAACTTGTCGATTTCTAGAAGAATATGAACAAAAGAAGGGTTCGAATATTGTGTGGATAAAAGGAGATATACCAACTATTGAAGAGTTTGAAAAATTGTATCCACCTaataatgcaaaaataacaaaagaaaGATGTAAACATCCAAATGGATGTTCCTTAAGTAATGCAGTAGGAGAAAAACAACATAGGAAAAGTAAATTTTCTGTATACAAAGTAGCAGATccatattttcaaaaaaggaCGTttgacaaaatatattttaaaaataatgttagaGATTTTACGAAAGAAGATTTCaagtttttaagaaataagaTAGAATTAAAGGAAGCTTTGTTTTATGgcatatctattttttttgtaccaattataataatagtaaatgttatagtatttttaaactgtatttataaaaatgctaTTGTGGAAGCATTAAAAGAATATCCTTTTAGTATAggatttgttatatttacatttatagtTATGGCAgccattatttatatttatagaaaaattgtaaaatatgataagtttgcacttataaaaaataagttgaATAATACTATGTTCCCCTTATTATAAAGATCACTCAATTATTACTAACAAACACTATgagttttaattaatatatcgaataaagaaatataccTGTAGTTATATAGTTTTTAAGAATCTACTTGTATCatattaacttttttgaTCTGCAatctaaaaaatatgtgcttttagttttatttgcAAACATGAatgttttaatgttttttcttgatattttaaattatttacagaATCTAACATAGAATTATGGTTTcaaattattgtttttgtatttaactaattttttatggaaaatatatagatggcactaaaattaatatataagagaagtcgtataattatattgaaGTTTTGtgataacatatattttatctataATTAGttcttcttattattttttaacttcttTTAATCTTAATGATTATTTGTTGAAGTAATTAGCAAAATACTTATCTCTTTTAAATGAAGAATAAATGTGtcttgttttttatatgaatatacgaAGTTAATGAATATAGTTccaatattatatttatttaagttttaattaaattctCTTTAGAAATTGGCTATATGTTACATGAATATTACTATGgtgaaattaattttatttaaattataaattcacctaataaaataatctaataaaattaaaagaaacaaaaaaatgaaatttattatattacataatatgGTACATgacaaattatattttgtgttataaaaaaaaatgcctctttttattttttttttttggcatcctgttaataatatagtatactattcaattatgtttatttttcaattgcAAAATAGTATTTAAATGTGTAGCATTTGCAAATAACATATCTTATTATTAGGAAACtgacaaaatatttaataactatattaaaaatatatacatatatttctgCTCTCACCatataaaatactttttattgtatttataaaatataataattatgcatgaagtaaaaagtattttattttattatttttctgtaaagTATGGATAACtaaaatttagaattattCTGTTATactattgatatatataaatatctactggatatttattaaaacaataaGTATTACATAGATTTATTGTGCTGTTTATTTCCTTGTAATAgttttattagaaatataagcaaatttattttaaaaatttattttattatttatgttttatattagttTTTTACTAATACAGTATAatccatttttaaaaaataaaatatcaacgaaaataaatttaccaTTTTGTTAATACCATATCAATATACTGTAAACATTTTAGTTAGTTCAATATATACTACGAAATACATGAGTTAacacataaattaaaaattgaaatgtttgattttatttaaagTAATTAGGCTTAtccattttatatgtatacgatCTTGTTTCACTAATGTATTACAAGAACATAGAAGAATAtttgctttatattttttgctgcttcttgttatataaaattatatatgaacttATGGGGTAATTTCATTTGAATAagtgtatttattatattataaataataaaaatgttttttttcgTTGTAATGCAACTTTAATAAGTTTTTAGTTAAttagaattataaataagGAATAGTATACTCAAGAactgttatattattatcataaaatagGAAGGGAAAAACTAATATAGAATTAATGATATGTTATTTGAACATGGATATGATGATTAGGAGGATGAAAAGTAAAATGTTAAATCAGGATAGGAGGGAATATTTTAATCTAAGGATAAAGATAATTTATGTTTTGCAGTCAAAAATTGTTTAGAAATGGACATCGGTTTCACGTAAGGAATTTTTTGTGATagatatattcatttttaaaaaactattatatCTGTTTTTCagtcttatatatattcataagaAATGCATTGAAATACcccaaaaataaaagtttaaaatattaagaatttATAAGTATTGCACTTGTATTTGCCATAAAGGAATACATTTAAAGCATTTTTatcactttttttatttcttgttCCATTAGGATATTTGTTATAAAGTAGAGAAAAAATACTAAGGcgcttattttattttgaggAAAGATGTTCAaatgcattattattatttatttaattatgtattttagttattatttatatactgtTATAAGtcttaagaatatataagcCACTGaactaatataatataaattcaaatgatggttataattaatatattgtaataatatctaataatcttgatatatttaatgaaattttgttttattattattgaaattgtgtttaagaaaaattaaatgttgtatacttataaattttttattatacaatcTACATAATATGCATagacatatttataaagaaaagtaaacaaatatatatcaaatatttttaatagttaatatatttctatattttattagtgTTGCAATTAATTGTTTGGAAATAGTTCAGTACCTTGactaaacatatacatatatcatatttttttttattcataaaaatgtgaTATTGAGATGGTTAAATATTCaccattaatatatatacactgtatattagtaaattatatttgtaaatatttcgCATAGATTtgcattataataattatatgatcctttaatttaatgtataaaaCTACGGTTAATATAAGTTTACtcatatattgaaataatttatttttttaataattacatttttttttagttaatttatgaaattataagTAAATGATAATGTGATTCCCTTTTAACGAATGATTTATTAACATAGAATTGTCAAGGTTAGAATTATTGAAGCTTTGTATTGCGTGAAAAGCTTaaagaacatttttattttactttttatataaagaaaaatttatagttcaaaatattttataagtattACTTTAACATCGATGATAAAATACGGAGATAACAAAACTTTATATTAACTTTTACtatatactatattaaatatgtgtattgttctatcaattttatttttattttaatacatttaatgTATTGGTTACTCTatgctttttatatttataatttt contains:
- the PmUG01_03035700 gene encoding Plasmodium exported protein, unknown function; its protein translation is MKQNCKSFFYVEIAIFIILTWIYHINSDVNLFNNSLDKNDNIYKTLYTRTCRFLEEYEQKKGSNIVWIKGDIPTIEEFEKLYPPNNAKITKERCKHPNGCSLSNAVGEKQHRKSKFSVYKVADPYFQKRTFDKIYFKNNVRDFTKEDFKFLRNKIELKEALFYGISIFFVPIIIIVNVIVFLNCIYKNAIVEALKEYPFSIGFVIFTFIVMAAIIYIYRKIVKYDKFALIKNKLNNTMFPLL